From Coffea arabica cultivar ET-39 chromosome 9c, Coffea Arabica ET-39 HiFi, whole genome shotgun sequence, one genomic window encodes:
- the LOC113707714 gene encoding uncharacterized protein — MALSANTAVFGHLRMAFNASLKNCPSSSPSLRQTLFIHRRHHSSNATCRFPRFKFFAVPANAKTAITEETPRSHSTSTTIGTSWAEFAEKVSGEWDGYGADFSKDGEPMELPESVVPQAYRDWEVKVFDWQTQCPTLAHPTHSQLTYKLIRLLPTVGCEADAATTYSLLERNINLLATAAAARPAAATAFAYQSNGCYVAVWPKENGGSLVQLELEHCLIHPRDRESRVRIIQAVRIKQQPPAEDGDDQGEPTNMMQLEGIQVFCEQWYGPFRNGEQLGGCAIRDSAFASTPALTSCQVTGLWQGLPATATFQPDNSREEEERVNFRELVVDDDDSVPLSASRDGSSLILLPKQLWCSSNQEEEQGETWFQVGWLLDRGLAITSKCSFSADAKLKEVVIACETAKELMTN, encoded by the exons ATGGCTTTAAGCGCTAACACAGCTGTCTTCGGGCACCTCCGCATGGCATTCAATGCTTCTCTAAAAAATTGTCCCTCTTCTTCCCCAAGTCTTCGTCAGACCCTTTTTATCCACCGCAGGCATCACTCCTCCAACGCCACCTGTAGATTTCCGCGCTTCAAATTCTTCGCTGTGCCTGCAAATGCCAAGACCGCCATCACGGAGGAGACGCCCCGGTCTCACTCAACATCCACCACTATCGGCACCA GTTGGGCAGAATTTGCGGAGAAGGTTTCCGGCGAATGGGATGGATATGGAGCAGACTTTAGCAAGGATGGGGAACCCATGGAATTGCCGGAATCAGTAGTCCCCCAAGCCTACAGGGACTGGGAGGTGAAGGTTTTCGACTGGCAAACTCAGTGCCCCACTCTGGCTCACCCAACTCATTCTCAACTCACGTACAAGTTGATCAGGCTACTCCCCACCGTTGGCTGCGAAGCTGATGCTGCCACTACATATAGCCTTCTTGAGAGGAACATTAATCTTCTTGCTACTGCTGCTGCTGCCCGTCCGGCAGCCGCCACCGCCTTTGCTTATCAATCCAATGGATGTTACGTTGCTGTTTGGCCCAAGGAGAATGGCGGATCGCTCGTGCAGCTGGAGTTGGAGCATTGCCTGATTCACCCTCGAGACAGGGAATCCCGGGTGCGAATAATTCAGGCTGTCCGGATAAAACAGCAACCACCGGCGGAAGATGGTGACGACCAAGGAGAGCCGACCAACATGATGCAATTGGAGGGAATCCAGGTATTCTGCGAGCAGTGGTATGGTCCCTTCAGAAATGGGGAGCAGCTGGGTGGTTGTGCCATACGAGACTCTGCATTTGCTTCTACTCCTGCCTTGACAAGTTGTCAAGTCACAGGCTTGTGGCAAGGCCTCCCGGCTACTGCCACCTTCCAACCGGATAATTCccgagaggaggaggag AGGGTGAATTTCCGAGAACTTGTGGTGGATGATGATGACAGTGTGCCTTTGTCGGCGTCGAGAGACGGCAGTAGCCTCATTCTGCTACCAAAGCAACTCTGGTGTTCATCAAATCAAGAAGAGGAGCAAGGAGAGACTTGGTTCCAAGTCGGATGGCTGTTGGACCGGGGACTCGCAATCACCTCCAAATGCTCCTTTTCGGCTGATGCAAAGTTGAAG GAAGTTGTAATAGCATGCGAAACTGCCAAGGAGTTGATGACAAACTGA
- the LOC113707902 gene encoding calcium-dependent protein kinase 26 yields MGNTCRGSFGGKHFQGYATPEDHSNPKRNPSSTSTAAHSDHSSSDNFSPTTLASQHLVAQDLSKDPHHPKPQNENHNHNFALVSPKKETIMSRANNNQAYYVLGHRTANIRDLYMLGRKLGQGQFGTTYLCTDVSTGVEYACKSISKRKLISREDVEDVRREIQIMHHLAGQKHIVTIKGAYEDPLYVHIVMELCAGGELFDRIIQRGHYSERKAAQLTKIIVGVVEACHSLGVMHRDLKPENFLLINKDDDFSLKAIDFGLSVFFKPGQVFTDVVGSPYYVAPEVLLKHYGPEADVWTAGVILYILLSGVPPFWAETQQGIFDAVLKGHIDFESDPWPLISDSAKDLIRRMLCMRPSERLTAHEVLCHPWICENGVAPDRALDAAVLSRLKNFSAMNKLKKMALRVIAESLSEEEIAGLREMFRAMDTDNSGAITFDELKAGLRKYGSTLKDIEIRDLMDAADVDNSGTIDYGEFIAATIHLNKLEREEHLMAAFQYFDKDGSGYITVDELQQACAEHNMTDVFLEDIIREVDQDNDGRIDYGEFVAMMQKGNAGIGRRTMRNSLNISMRDAAGAP; encoded by the exons ATGGGCAATACATGCCGTGGATCTTTTGGAGGCAAGCATTTTCAGGGCTACGCAACTCCCGAAGACCATTCTAACCCCAAGCGTAACCCTTCCTCCACCTCCACCGCTGCTCACTCTGACCATTCTTCTTCTGACAACTTCTCTCCCACCACCTTAGCGTCTCAACACCTTGTTGCTCAAGATTTGTCCAAGGATCCTCACCACCCAAAACCCCAAAACGAAAACCACAATCATAATTTCGCCCTTGTTAGTCCCAAGAAGGAGACCATCATGAGTCGTGCCAATAACAATCAAGCTTACTATGTATTAGGTCACAGGACTGCTAATATCCGTGACCTTTACATGTTAGGACGTAAACTGGGGCAAGGCCAGTTCGGTACCACTTATTTGTGCACCGACGTTTCCACTGGTGTTGAATATGCCTGTAAGTCAATCTCCAAGAGGAAGCTAATTTCCAGAGAAGATGTTGAGGATGTTAGGAGGGAGATTCAGATCATGCACCACTTGGCAGGCCAGAAGCATATTGTCACCATTAAGGGAGCTTATGAGGACCCTTTGTATGTTCATATCGTCATGGAGCTATGTGCTGGAGGTGAACTGTTTGACCGTATTATCCAAAGGGGACACTACAGTGAGAGAAAGGCAGCACAATTAACTAAAATTATTGTAGGGGTTGTTGAAGCGTGCCATTCACTTGGGGTGATGCATAGAGATCTAAAGCCAGAGAATTTCTTGTTGATTAACAAGGATGATGATTTCTCTCTCAAAGCCATTGATTTTGGACTCTCAGTTTTCTTCAAGCCAG GCCAGGTATTCACTGATGTGGTTGGAAGCCCATATTATGTTGCCCCTGAGGTGCTTCTAAAGCATTATGGTCCCGAAGCAGATGTCTGGACAGCAGGGGTCATTCTATACATTTTGCTTAGTGGTGTTCCACCCTTTTGGGCTG AAACACAACAAGGGATATTTGATGCGGTTTTGAAGGGACACATTGATTTTGAATCGGACCCCTGGCCATTAATATCTGACAGTGCAAAAGATCTCATCCGGAGGATGTTATGCATGCGACCTTCAGAGCGCTTAACTGCTCATGAAGTTTTAT GTCATCCTTGGATATGTGAAAACGGCGTAGCTCCTGATAGAGCTCTAGATGCTGCTGTACTTTCTCgtcttaaaaatttttctgcaatGAATAAATTGAAGAAGATGGCTTTGCGG GTGATAGCAGAAAGCCTGTCTGAAGAGGAGATTGCTGGCTTAAGAGAGATGTTCAGGGCAATGGATACTGATAACAGTGGTGCGATCACATTTGATGAACTTAAAGCTGGACTGAGAAAATATGGATCTACCTTGAAAGATATAGAAATACGTGACCTCATGGATGCG GCTGATGTGGATAACAGTGGGACCATCGACTATGGGGAATTTATTGCAGCAACAATTCACCTTAACAAATTAGAACGTGAGGAACATCTCATGGCAGCCTTTCAATATTTTGATAAGGATGGAAGTGGTTATATTACAGTTGATGAACTCCAGCAAGCTTGTGCCGAACATAATATGACAGATGTTTTCCTTGAAGATATTATCAGAGAAGTTGATCAAGATAAT GATGGAAGGATTGATTATGGGGAATTTGTTGCTATGATGCAAAAAGGCAATGCAGGCATTGGAAGACGAACAATGCGAAACAGTCTCAATATTAGCATGAGAGATGCTGCAGGAGCTCCTTGA